The genomic DNA TCGGTGGGGCCGGACGCGGCCCGTAGCGCCTCGGTGGCGGCCGGGGAGAGCGGCGCGCGGCCGAGGTTGGTGTGCACGACGACGCCGGTTGCGTTCACCACCGGGCGCAGCGAGGTGGCGTTCCTGGGCAGGGCGGCGACGGCCGCGTCGGCGGCCTCTTCGGGGGCCAGCCCGCCGTTCCGCACCCGCTGCTGGGCCTCCGCGACCGCGCGACGGACCAGGGTGCGCCCCAGCCGCCGTACGGCGTCGGCGAGCCGGGGGTCGGCGAGCAGGGCGTCGGTACGCGGCACGCGGCGTCTGGTGTCCGTCAACGCCGGCCTCCCCGGTGGCGTCCCGACAGCGTCGGAGCTTCCTGGCGGAGGCGTATGGGAATCGAACCCACCCGGCCGGGGTGCCCGACCGCATCGGTGTTGAAGACCGTGAGGGCCACCAGGCACCCGCCCGCCTCCGGCAGGGAGTCTACGTCCCCGTACGCCCCTCCCATCCCCCTGTCCACGCAGGGGCGTTGGGGCGTAACGTCCGGCGGGTGACCGTTCGACTGACCCAGTACGCGGGCGGCGGTGGCTGCGCCTGCAAGATTCCGCCCGGCGAACTCGACGCCCTGGTCTCCTCCCTGAACCGGACGGGCAGCCGCCCGAAGGATCCGGCCGCAGAGCTGCTCGTGGGCCTGGAGGGCGGCGGGGACGACGCCGCCGTGGTCCGCCTCGACGCCGAGCGGGCCGTCGTCACCACGGCCGACTTCTTCACGCCGGTGGTCGACGACGCCTACGACTGGGGCAGGATCGCGGCGGCCAACGCGCTCTCCGACGTCTACGCGATGGGCGGCACCCCGTGGGCGGCGATCAACCTCCTCGCCTGGCCGAGGGACACGCTGCCGATGGAGCTGGCCGCCGAGGTGCTGCGGGGCGGCCGTGACGTGGCGCACGCGGCGGGCTGCCAGGTCTCGGGCGGCCACAGCGTGACCGACCCGGAGCCCAAGTACGGGATGTCGGTGGTGGGGATGGTCCACCCCGGGCGGATGCTGCGGCTGGACGCGGCCGAGCCGGGGCGGGCGCTGACCCTCACGAAACCGCTGGGCAGCGGGGTGCTCAACGCCCGGCACAAGGCGACCGGAGAGATCTTTCCCGAGGCGGTGGCCGTGATGGCGGCGCTCAACCGGGACGCGGCGACCGCGGCGGTGGCCGCGGGCATCCGGGCGGGCACGGATGTCACGGGGTTCGGGCTGCTGGGCCACGCGTACAAACTGGCGCGCGCCTCCGGCGTGACGCTGGCGATCCACGCGGCGGCCGTTCCGCTGCTGGCGGCGGCCGGGCCGGCGGCGGCGGACGGCTTCGTCAGCGGCGGCACCCGGCGGAATCTGGCGTGGGTCGAGCCCTGGGTGGACTTCGGCAAACTCCCCGAGGTGGAGCGGCTGTTGCTGGCCGACGCGCAGACCTCGGGAGGACTGCTGCTGGCCGGCGAGGTGCCGGGGCACCCGGTGATCGGCGAGGTGCTGCCGGCCGGCGAGTCGCCGGTGGTGGTACGCGGCTGAAAGGCGCGGCTCCGGGAAGCGAACGGCCTGGCTTGTATGTACACCGTCATTCTATGCGGGTAGAGTCGACCACCGGTCAGCGCAGCAGGTTCGGGACACCGTTCTACGGGAGGACCACGTGGCGTCATCCACTGCCGTCGAGCACCGCGCGTTGGACGGTATCGCGTACCGCCTCGCCGCCGACCTCGACCTGACTCGGCCCGCGACCTCCGTCGTCGAGGTGATCGCCGACGGCCGCCTCCACGAACTCA from Streptomyces sp. CMB-StM0423 includes the following:
- the selD gene encoding selenide, water dikinase SelD, encoding MTVRLTQYAGGGGCACKIPPGELDALVSSLNRTGSRPKDPAAELLVGLEGGGDDAAVVRLDAERAVVTTADFFTPVVDDAYDWGRIAAANALSDVYAMGGTPWAAINLLAWPRDTLPMELAAEVLRGGRDVAHAAGCQVSGGHSVTDPEPKYGMSVVGMVHPGRMLRLDAAEPGRALTLTKPLGSGVLNARHKATGEIFPEAVAVMAALNRDAATAAVAAGIRAGTDVTGFGLLGHAYKLARASGVTLAIHAAAVPLLAAAGPAAADGFVSGGTRRNLAWVEPWVDFGKLPEVERLLLADAQTSGGLLLAGEVPGHPVIGEVLPAGESPVVVRG